In Apium graveolens cultivar Ventura unplaced genomic scaffold, ASM990537v1 ctg1740, whole genome shotgun sequence, a genomic segment contains:
- the LOC141700073 gene encoding uncharacterized protein LOC141700073, which yields MDPPHSIKDVQKLTGKITALGRFISKFRDKCLPFFKTLKKVKNFEWTTERQEAFEHLKKYMSETPLLAKPSPEDILYLYLAVSKQARPRSRGEEIVTPEGEEKEKDEGVTLKEYWVLQFDIASKTKSSGAGLVWKSPKEFVIEYTLKLDFPTMNNEAEYKHLIAGLGLARAMRAKNLKIYGDSRLVVAQVNGEFEAKDDTTAKYMRDVKGILIQFDVWYVKHVLREENTTTDALSKFDSSEIENYPRSIYFQVLKTPTIHVINLISPAGLTSCWTDLIKSHLLEAHEGICGQHLGAGPSLTR from the exons ATGGATCCACCACACtccatcaaggatgttcagaaactgaCCGGAAAAATCACAgctctagggaggttcatctccaagttTAGAGACAAATGTCTGCCCTTTTTCAAAACCTTGAAGAAGGTGAAGAATTTTGAGTGGACAACTGAGAGACAAGAGGCCTTCGAACATCTGAAGAAGTACATGTCTGAGACCCCATTACTGGCCAAACCTAGTCCAGAGGACATCCTATACTTATACCTCGCAGTATCTAAACAAGCC CGGCCAAGAAGTCGAGGGGAAGAGATAGTAACCCCAGAAGGGGAAGAGAAGGAGAAAGATGAAGGTGTGACTctgaaagagtattgggttctccaaTTTGACATAGCATCCAAAACAAAATCTAGTGGTGCAGGCCTAGTCTGGAAAAGCCCCAAAGAGTTCGTGATTGAGTATACTTTGAAGTTGGACTTCCCAACTATGAACAACGAAGCAGAATACAAACATTTGATAGCCggcttaggcttggctagagccATGAGGGCCAAAAATCTTAAGATTTATGGAGATTCGAGACTCGTGGTTGCTCAAGTCAATGGAGAGTTTGAGGCCAAGGATGATACAACGGCAAAGTACATGAGAGACGTAAAGGGAATACTGATTCAGTTTGATGTATGGTATGTTAAACATGTTCTGAGAGAGGAGAACACTACGACTGATGCCCTATCTAAGTTTGACTCATCTGAAATTGAGAACTACCCTAGAAGTATTTACTTCCAGGTCCTGAAGACCCCTACCATACATGTCATAAATTTAATATCGCCAGCTGGTTTGACAAGTTGTTGGACAGATCTAATCAAATCTCACCTTTTAGAAGCCCATGAGgggatttgtggacaacacttgggggcagggccctcgctcacaagataa